A stretch of DNA from Methanoplanus endosymbiosus:
GTCTTTCAGTTCAAGTTCTTCGGCAAGTTTTCTCAGAATACTCATATTGACAATATTGGTCTTTGTAACTGATATCTTTCCTTTTTCACTTATCCCTGAGTTTATAAGATGCTCTATTACCACCAGATCGATTGCCGCATCACCAAGCGTTGCCAGGTGATCCATATTCCACCCGTCCGGAAGATTGTTCTCCTTTCCGAATGCAAGCCTCGTGAGTGCCTTTTCCAGTAAATTCCGGCTGACAAATCTGTATCCTGTCTTCTCTTCGAGAATATCCAGTCTCTTCTCTGAATATATCATAAAAATCAGAATAGTATTTGTTCTTCAGGCATATCCGGTTATCTCATAATCTATCTCTGAAGATCTGTCTGCACATTCTTTACCGTGTTTTATCATATCCCTGATCATGTTTTCAAGGACTTTTGGATATACAGCTCCTATGAGATCTGATACTGGTTTTCCCCCGCAGAAATACTTGAATGTTGGTGTTGACATGACCCCGTATCTCTCCCTTATCCATGACGATCTGCCAACGTCAATCCTTCCAAAGATTATTTTGTCGCCGTATTCTCCGGCAAATTTTTCAAAATATGGTTTCATTGTCCGGCAGTGTGAGCATGATTCACTGTAATACATTACAATGGCAGGTTTTTTGCTGTTCTCAATCTTTTTTTCCCAGTTTTTTTCATCCAGTTCCAGTATTATATCTTCTGACATTTCCAAACCTCCTGATTTGTGGGTTATTTCTACTATGTATCTGCATTTGCTGGCAG
This window harbors:
- a CDS encoding ribonuclease III domain-containing protein, which encodes MIYSEKRLDILEEKTGYRFVSRNLLEKALTRLAFGKENNLPDGWNMDHLATLGDAAIDLVVIEHLINSGISEKGKISVTKTNIVNMSILRKLAEELELKDFVFWGKGEEIQHVWTSGRVLAECMEAFAGAVYIDGGIENLKEFLKNSGLYEMYSPV
- a CDS encoding thioredoxin family protein, which encodes MSEDIILELDEKNWEKKIENSKKPAIVMYYSESCSHCRTMKPYFEKFAGEYGDKIIFGRIDVGRSSWIRERYGVMSTPTFKYFCGGKPVSDLIGAVYPKVLENMIRDMIKHGKECADRSSEIDYEITGYA